CAGAACACCCCCTACGATCTGGGCGAGATCCAGCGCGTAAAGCACGAATAAATGCACAAAAACCGGTATTGCGTCAAAATTGCGCGATACCGGTTTTTGTGCTATACTGTTCCTGCGGCCCTTCTCCATTCCCCTAACCGCGGAAAGGAGGTGAACCCCTTGGAAACTCTCTCTACATTTATCCAAACCGTTGCCGCGCAGGTAGTTGCCTACTATCTGTGCACATGGATCGACGGTAAGATCGGCAAGGGCAGCAAACACTAAAAGAAGCCCCCGGTACTGACACTACCGGGGGCTTCGTGTTTCGGCATGAACCCGATGGATTCAATCTCTCTACATTGCCTATCTTTAGTATATGCAGTTTTGGGCAAAAGTCAAGCGATGAAATGTAAATTATTTTTTACGCCTTACCGGCTTTTTCTTGCGCACGCTGTAGCCAAAGGTGCCCAGCTTTTTGCCCAGTGCCAGATATTCGCCGTGGCTGTAGACGATGAGCTTTGCCTTTTCGAGACACAGCTTGCCGCTTTCGTCCAGCAGGCTTTCGTCCACATCACAGGCCACCACTTCGGCAAGGAACAGGTCGTGGCTGCCCAGCGGGATCACCTGAGTTACCTTGCATTCCAGATTGACCGGGCTTTCTTCCAGAATGGGGCAGTCGGTCAGCACGCTGCCGGGGGCAGAATGCAGGCCGCAGGCGGCAAATTTATCCACATCACGGCCGCTTTTCACGCCGCACCAGTCCACCGAACGCACCAGCGCTTCGGTGGGCAGATTGATGGCAAACTGTCCGCTTTCCTGAATGAGGTGGTGGCTGTAGCGCTCCGGCCGAACGCTGATGGACACCATGCTGGGCTGGGTGCAGATGGTGCCCGTCCAGCCGATGGTGATGAGATTGGGCTTTTCCAGCCCGCCGCAGGACACCAATACCGGCGGTTCCGGGTTCAGCAGGGTGCTGCCCCGCCAGCTCTGTTTGCTCATCCGTGATACTTCCTTTCGTAGGGTGCCCAGGTGCGCTCGCTGATGATGTAGCGCGGACGGGCTTTCGTTTCCATATAAATTTTACCGATATATTCGCCGATCACGCCTAAGCACACCAGCTGCACGCCGCTCATGAAGCAGACGATGCACACGATGGAGGCCCAGCCGGCCACGCTGCTGCCCATGGCGGCGCACACGATGGCCCAGATGACTCCGATAAAGCTGATCAGGCTCACAAAGATGCCAGATCCGGTAATAAGGCGGATGGGCTTGTTGGACAGGCTGGTGATGCCATCAAAGGCCAGTGCCAGCATCTTGCTCAGCGGGTAGTGGCTCTCACCGGCAAGGCGTTCGTGACGCTCGTAGGTGACTACCTCGCTCTTGAAGCCCACCAGCGGCACCATGCCGCGCAGGAAAATGTTCACTTCCCTGTAGTCGGCAAAGCTTTCCAGCACACGGGTGCTGATGAGGCGGTAGTCTGCGTGGTTGAACACGATGTCTGCGCCCAGAGCGTTCATCACATGGTAAAAGCCCTCGGCGGTGAAGCGCTTGAAGAAGGTGTCTGTATCGCGGCGGCTGCGCACACCGTAGACCACCTCGGCACCGTCCAGATACTTTTTAACCATCTCGTCCATGGCGTTGATGTCGTCCTGACCATCACAGTCGATGGAAATGGTAACATCGCAGGTGCCGCTGTGCAGTGCCTCCATCAAGCCTGCCAGCACGGCGTTCTGGTGGCCGCGGTTGCGGCTCTGGGAAATGCCGATGTAGTGCTCGTCCTGTGCGGCAAAACTCTGGATCAGTTCCCATGTCTTGTCTTTGGAGCCGTCGTTCACGAACAGCACCCGGCTCTTCTCGCTCACAAGGCCCTGTGCGGCAAGGCCGCTGATCTTTTCCAGAAACATGGGAGCTGTAATGGGCAGCACCTGCTCCTCGTTGTAGCAGGGGATCACGATCCATAAAATCGGTTTTGACATATTTAATAATACTCCTATATAAAAAATAACAAGATGATGCCGCTGACGGTTACGGCCTTCCAGTGAAAAGAGTTTTAGAAAAATCCGTAGATTTTTCTAAAACTCAAATATAAAAATAAAATTTCAGCTGAATACAGCCAAAGCGCACGCGGCGGCTATTCAAATGGTCACTGCACCATTTGCTTCAGT
Above is a genomic segment from Faecalibacterium taiwanense containing:
- a CDS encoding flavin reductase family protein; amino-acid sequence: MSKQSWRGSTLLNPEPPVLVSCGGLEKPNLITIGWTGTICTQPSMVSISVRPERYSHHLIQESGQFAINLPTEALVRSVDWCGVKSGRDVDKFAACGLHSAPGSVLTDCPILEESPVNLECKVTQVIPLGSHDLFLAEVVACDVDESLLDESGKLCLEKAKLIVYSHGEYLALGKKLGTFGYSVRKKKPVRRKK
- a CDS encoding glycosyltransferase family 2 protein; translated protein: MSKPILWIVIPCYNEEQVLPITAPMFLEKISGLAAQGLVSEKSRVLFVNDGSKDKTWELIQSFAAQDEHYIGISQSRNRGHQNAVLAGLMEALHSGTCDVTISIDCDGQDDINAMDEMVKKYLDGAEVVYGVRSRRDTDTFFKRFTAEGFYHVMNALGADIVFNHADYRLISTRVLESFADYREVNIFLRGMVPLVGFKSEVVTYERHERLAGESHYPLSKMLALAFDGITSLSNKPIRLITGSGIFVSLISFIGVIWAIVCAAMGSSVAGWASIVCIVCFMSGVQLVCLGVIGEYIGKIYMETKARPRYIISERTWAPYERKYHG